A stretch of Castanea sativa cultivar Marrone di Chiusa Pesio chromosome 2, ASM4071231v1 DNA encodes these proteins:
- the LOC142623621 gene encoding uncharacterized protein LOC142623621 isoform X1 encodes MGVEKEGSKSGGGYVGSFFHLFDWSAKSRKKLFSSKSDLSELSKQGKKCDGNLPMTRLHLVGVDDDDTRAGSSIKGSDYSCASSVTDEEGCGTRAPGVVARLMGLESLPTSNSPEPYSTSYFDTQSLQDAPYQRKDFDYHHDHQIMYSGNILNKVDGPARNFVESKPLKMLNRPIEKFQTEVLPPKSAKSIPITHHKLLSPIKSPGFISTKNAAHIMEAAAKIIEPGPQATTKTKVPLVGSSSVHLKVRDLKEKVEAAQKVPVVGSSSVNMKVRDLKEKVEATHKTSRVADTSQRPVESNATKYLKGQSMNKSWNGSADTSFRASPDIEEGSSGSRSKSKSISLAIQAKVNVQRREGINSSASRNLVSQKEQSEANINQPFKSQPIIHKNLNKKSSIHNASGVLRQNNQKQNCLMDNKLPSKPLGSNSHSRKVMSGDSSFGRHKSSNKTTGNSRLGSRKLGVEAADGDKDTYSSTKNFPRKKRTIDREFHFEKNQTVDNVLNDKNQRPGQSNLAMDRDFSWAQDSRKKGMDVISFTFTAPLARSMPGSDTSCQAAQKNNAISMDHRSKRALLDSDSIKLSSLGYNVIGGDSLSMLLEQKLRELTYGVESSSSDSLNVGSASSSASFSSSNSSTFRWKNKFQGADEMDGCSSNHIEAGPLVGCRHPSPVSVLEPSFSTESCDSSISTDSNSLEGSKLFSSVLAQEVIGLNSSKKFSSVEADTELSDSASSTSYGTMAEKYAGISILTGHVSSTKWEIEYVKEILFNVELMYKDFALGRACEVINPYLFDQLESRKIQWGSNSGESRLRRKALFDCVSECLDLRCQRYVGGGYGMWVKGVAMVRRKEWLAEEVYKEISGWRGLGDCMVDELVDKDMSSQYGRWLDFEADEFELGIEIEGEIFDSLVYEVVADILQL; translated from the exons ATGGGAGTTGAGAAAGAAGGTTCGAAAAGTGGAGGAGGTTATGTAGGCAGTTTCTTTCACCTGTTTGACTGGAGTGCCAAATCTCGGAAGAAGCTATTCTCAAGCAAGTCAGATTTATCTG AGCTTTCCAAACAGGGAAAgaaatgtgatgggaacttgccaATGACGCGGCTCCATCTGGTGGGA GTAGATGATGATGACACCAGAGCAGGGTCAAGCATTAAAGGAAGCGATTATAGTTGTGCTTCATCAGTTACAGATGAAGAAGGGTGTGGAACTAGGGCTCCTGGGGTAGTGGCCAGGCTTATGGGATTAGAATCTTTACCCACATCCAACTCGCCTGAGCCCTACTCCACGTCATATTTTGATACTCAGTCTCTTCAAGATGCTCCTTATCAGAGGAAAGATTTTGATTATCATCATGACCACCAAATCATGTATTCTGGAAATATACTGAATAAGGTGGATGGCCCTGCCAGGAACTTTGTGGAGTCAAAACCCCTGAAGATGCTAAACAGGCCGATTGAGAAGTTTCAAACTGAAGTTTTGCCTCCTAAGTCAGCTAAATCAATTCCGATTACTCACCATAAACTTTTGTCTCCTATAAAGAGTCCTGGCTTCATTTCTACAAAGAATGCTGCTCACATAATGGAAGCAGCTGCAAAAATTATTGAGCCTGGACCTCAAGCTACTACCAAGACCAAGGTGCCTCTGGTAGGTTCTTCATCAGTACACTTGAAAGTTCGGGATCTCAAAGAAAAAGTGGAGGCTGCTCAGAAAGTGCCTGTGGTTGGGTCTTCTTCAGTAAACATGAAAGTTCGAGATCTAAAAGAGAAAGTAGAAGCCACTCATAAAACATCTAGGGTTGCTGATACTTCTCAAAGGCCAGTTGAGTCTAATGCTACCAAGTATCTAAAGGGACAATCTATGAACAAGAGCTGGAATGGATCTGCAGATACGTCGTTCAGGGCTTCTCCTGACATAGAAGAAGGCTCTTCTGGTTCAAGGAGTAAGTCAAAGTCCATTTCACTTGCAATCCAAGCAAAGGTCAATGTCCAGAGAAGAGAAGGAATAAATTCAAGTGCCAGTAGAAATTTGGTAAGCCAGAAAGAACAGAGTGAGGCTAACATAAACCAGCCCTTCAAGAGCCAGCCAATTATTCATAAGaatttgaataagaaatcttCCATACATAATGCTTCAGGAGTTCTAAGGCAGAATAATCAGAAACAAAATTGCCTTATGGACAACAAATTGCCCTCCAAACCTTTGGGTTCAAACTCGCATAGTAGAAAAGTGATGTCTGGGGACTCATCTTTTGGGCGTCACAAAAGTTCAAATAAAACCACTGGGAACTCCAGACTTGGGTCCAGAAAGTTAGGCGTGGAGGCAGCTGATGGTGATAAAGACACATATTCTAGTACAAAGAATTTCCCTAGGAAGAAACGAACAATAGATAGGGAATTTCACTTTGAGAAAAATCAGACTGTTGATAATGTGTTGAATGACAAAAATCAGAGGCCAGGTCAATCTAATCTGGCTATGGACAGGGACTTTAGTTGGGCTCAAGATAGCAGAAAGAAAGGCATGGATGTTATTTCTTTTACATTCACAGCCCCACTGGCACGATCAATGCCTGGTTCTGACACCTCTTGTCAGGCTGCACAGAAAAATAATGCTATTTCCATGGATCATCGAAGTAAAAGAGCGTTGCTTGACTCGGATAGTATTAAGTTATCTTCACTGGGATACAATGTGATAGGGGGTGATTCATTGAGTATGCTTTTGGAACAAAAATTAAGGGAATTAACGTATGGAGTTGAGTCTTCTTCCAGTGATTCCTTGAATGTAGGGTCAGCTTCTAGTTCTGCGTCATTTTCCTCCTCTAATTCTTCTACCTTCAGATGGAAAAATAAGTTTCAg GGAGCCGATGAGATGGATGGATGTAGCAGCAATCATATTGAAGCTGGACCATTGGTTGGTTGTCGACATCCTAGTCCAGTCTCTGTTCTTGAGCCTTCCTTTTCGACTGAAAGTTGTGACTCTTCAATTAGCACTGATAGTAACAGTTTGGAAG GAAGCAAGTTGTTTTCATCTGTTCTAGCTCAGGAGGTTATTGGTTTGAATTCTTCAAAGAAGTTCAGTTCAGTAGAAGCTGATACAGAATTATCAGATTCGGCTTCTTCTACATCATATGGAACTATGGCAGAGAAGTATGCAGGCATTTCTATTTTGACAGGTCATGTGAGTTCAACCAAGTGGGAAATAGAATATGTGAAGGAGATATTGTTCAATGTGGAATTGATGTATAAGGACTTTGCATTGGGTCGGGCCTGTGAGGTCATAAACCCTTATCTCTTTGATCAGTTGGAAAGTCGAAAAATACAGTGGGGAAGTAATAGTGGTGAATCTAGGCTAAGACGGAAGGCATTATTTGATTGTGTGAGTGAATGCCTGGATTTGAGATGCCAGCGATATGTGGGTGGGGGTTATGGAATGTGGGTGAAAGGTGTAGCAATGGTGAGAAGAAAGGAGTGGCTAGCAGAAGAAGTGTACAAGGAGATTTCTGGTTGGAGAGGCCTGGGGGATTGTATGGTTGATGAGCTTGTGGATAAGGACATGAGCAGTCAATATGGAAGATGGCTAGACTTTGAAGCTGATGAATTTGAACTTGGGATAGAGATTGAGGGTGAAATATTTGATTCTTTGGTTTATGAGGTGGTTGCTGATATCTTGCAGCTTTAA
- the LOC142623621 gene encoding uncharacterized protein LOC142623621 isoform X2, producing MGVEKEGSKSGGGYVGSFFHLFDWSAKSRKKLFSSKSDLSELSKQGKKCDGNLPMTRLHLVDDDDTRAGSSIKGSDYSCASSVTDEEGCGTRAPGVVARLMGLESLPTSNSPEPYSTSYFDTQSLQDAPYQRKDFDYHHDHQIMYSGNILNKVDGPARNFVESKPLKMLNRPIEKFQTEVLPPKSAKSIPITHHKLLSPIKSPGFISTKNAAHIMEAAAKIIEPGPQATTKTKVPLVGSSSVHLKVRDLKEKVEAAQKVPVVGSSSVNMKVRDLKEKVEATHKTSRVADTSQRPVESNATKYLKGQSMNKSWNGSADTSFRASPDIEEGSSGSRSKSKSISLAIQAKVNVQRREGINSSASRNLVSQKEQSEANINQPFKSQPIIHKNLNKKSSIHNASGVLRQNNQKQNCLMDNKLPSKPLGSNSHSRKVMSGDSSFGRHKSSNKTTGNSRLGSRKLGVEAADGDKDTYSSTKNFPRKKRTIDREFHFEKNQTVDNVLNDKNQRPGQSNLAMDRDFSWAQDSRKKGMDVISFTFTAPLARSMPGSDTSCQAAQKNNAISMDHRSKRALLDSDSIKLSSLGYNVIGGDSLSMLLEQKLRELTYGVESSSSDSLNVGSASSSASFSSSNSSTFRWKNKFQGADEMDGCSSNHIEAGPLVGCRHPSPVSVLEPSFSTESCDSSISTDSNSLEGSKLFSSVLAQEVIGLNSSKKFSSVEADTELSDSASSTSYGTMAEKYAGISILTGHVSSTKWEIEYVKEILFNVELMYKDFALGRACEVINPYLFDQLESRKIQWGSNSGESRLRRKALFDCVSECLDLRCQRYVGGGYGMWVKGVAMVRRKEWLAEEVYKEISGWRGLGDCMVDELVDKDMSSQYGRWLDFEADEFELGIEIEGEIFDSLVYEVVADILQL from the exons ATGGGAGTTGAGAAAGAAGGTTCGAAAAGTGGAGGAGGTTATGTAGGCAGTTTCTTTCACCTGTTTGACTGGAGTGCCAAATCTCGGAAGAAGCTATTCTCAAGCAAGTCAGATTTATCTG AGCTTTCCAAACAGGGAAAgaaatgtgatgggaacttgccaATGACGCGGCTCCATCTG GTAGATGATGATGACACCAGAGCAGGGTCAAGCATTAAAGGAAGCGATTATAGTTGTGCTTCATCAGTTACAGATGAAGAAGGGTGTGGAACTAGGGCTCCTGGGGTAGTGGCCAGGCTTATGGGATTAGAATCTTTACCCACATCCAACTCGCCTGAGCCCTACTCCACGTCATATTTTGATACTCAGTCTCTTCAAGATGCTCCTTATCAGAGGAAAGATTTTGATTATCATCATGACCACCAAATCATGTATTCTGGAAATATACTGAATAAGGTGGATGGCCCTGCCAGGAACTTTGTGGAGTCAAAACCCCTGAAGATGCTAAACAGGCCGATTGAGAAGTTTCAAACTGAAGTTTTGCCTCCTAAGTCAGCTAAATCAATTCCGATTACTCACCATAAACTTTTGTCTCCTATAAAGAGTCCTGGCTTCATTTCTACAAAGAATGCTGCTCACATAATGGAAGCAGCTGCAAAAATTATTGAGCCTGGACCTCAAGCTACTACCAAGACCAAGGTGCCTCTGGTAGGTTCTTCATCAGTACACTTGAAAGTTCGGGATCTCAAAGAAAAAGTGGAGGCTGCTCAGAAAGTGCCTGTGGTTGGGTCTTCTTCAGTAAACATGAAAGTTCGAGATCTAAAAGAGAAAGTAGAAGCCACTCATAAAACATCTAGGGTTGCTGATACTTCTCAAAGGCCAGTTGAGTCTAATGCTACCAAGTATCTAAAGGGACAATCTATGAACAAGAGCTGGAATGGATCTGCAGATACGTCGTTCAGGGCTTCTCCTGACATAGAAGAAGGCTCTTCTGGTTCAAGGAGTAAGTCAAAGTCCATTTCACTTGCAATCCAAGCAAAGGTCAATGTCCAGAGAAGAGAAGGAATAAATTCAAGTGCCAGTAGAAATTTGGTAAGCCAGAAAGAACAGAGTGAGGCTAACATAAACCAGCCCTTCAAGAGCCAGCCAATTATTCATAAGaatttgaataagaaatcttCCATACATAATGCTTCAGGAGTTCTAAGGCAGAATAATCAGAAACAAAATTGCCTTATGGACAACAAATTGCCCTCCAAACCTTTGGGTTCAAACTCGCATAGTAGAAAAGTGATGTCTGGGGACTCATCTTTTGGGCGTCACAAAAGTTCAAATAAAACCACTGGGAACTCCAGACTTGGGTCCAGAAAGTTAGGCGTGGAGGCAGCTGATGGTGATAAAGACACATATTCTAGTACAAAGAATTTCCCTAGGAAGAAACGAACAATAGATAGGGAATTTCACTTTGAGAAAAATCAGACTGTTGATAATGTGTTGAATGACAAAAATCAGAGGCCAGGTCAATCTAATCTGGCTATGGACAGGGACTTTAGTTGGGCTCAAGATAGCAGAAAGAAAGGCATGGATGTTATTTCTTTTACATTCACAGCCCCACTGGCACGATCAATGCCTGGTTCTGACACCTCTTGTCAGGCTGCACAGAAAAATAATGCTATTTCCATGGATCATCGAAGTAAAAGAGCGTTGCTTGACTCGGATAGTATTAAGTTATCTTCACTGGGATACAATGTGATAGGGGGTGATTCATTGAGTATGCTTTTGGAACAAAAATTAAGGGAATTAACGTATGGAGTTGAGTCTTCTTCCAGTGATTCCTTGAATGTAGGGTCAGCTTCTAGTTCTGCGTCATTTTCCTCCTCTAATTCTTCTACCTTCAGATGGAAAAATAAGTTTCAg GGAGCCGATGAGATGGATGGATGTAGCAGCAATCATATTGAAGCTGGACCATTGGTTGGTTGTCGACATCCTAGTCCAGTCTCTGTTCTTGAGCCTTCCTTTTCGACTGAAAGTTGTGACTCTTCAATTAGCACTGATAGTAACAGTTTGGAAG GAAGCAAGTTGTTTTCATCTGTTCTAGCTCAGGAGGTTATTGGTTTGAATTCTTCAAAGAAGTTCAGTTCAGTAGAAGCTGATACAGAATTATCAGATTCGGCTTCTTCTACATCATATGGAACTATGGCAGAGAAGTATGCAGGCATTTCTATTTTGACAGGTCATGTGAGTTCAACCAAGTGGGAAATAGAATATGTGAAGGAGATATTGTTCAATGTGGAATTGATGTATAAGGACTTTGCATTGGGTCGGGCCTGTGAGGTCATAAACCCTTATCTCTTTGATCAGTTGGAAAGTCGAAAAATACAGTGGGGAAGTAATAGTGGTGAATCTAGGCTAAGACGGAAGGCATTATTTGATTGTGTGAGTGAATGCCTGGATTTGAGATGCCAGCGATATGTGGGTGGGGGTTATGGAATGTGGGTGAAAGGTGTAGCAATGGTGAGAAGAAAGGAGTGGCTAGCAGAAGAAGTGTACAAGGAGATTTCTGGTTGGAGAGGCCTGGGGGATTGTATGGTTGATGAGCTTGTGGATAAGGACATGAGCAGTCAATATGGAAGATGGCTAGACTTTGAAGCTGATGAATTTGAACTTGGGATAGAGATTGAGGGTGAAATATTTGATTCTTTGGTTTATGAGGTGGTTGCTGATATCTTGCAGCTTTAA